The Brettanomyces bruxellensis chromosome 8, complete sequence genome segment TTTTAAACTTGGAGAAGTCCAGTCATTGAAAAGCTGACcaactttttcaatataGCTGTAACCAGATAGAGGGAGGCCGTAGTACATAATTATGCAAGCCAAATCAACCCAATTGTTCAATTTCTTGACCTTGAATTTCGTGCGGATCAATGATTCCAAGTATTTCAAGGCCTCCGAAGCCAAGTCGTGAATATTTGGTTCTAAGCGACTGACTAAATTTATAACATTACAGTCGTCACCATATTTACTTTGGACTTCCTGCTGTATCTTTTTGATGGATAGATTGATTTGCTCAAAAGAGGCGGCAGATTTAATTGCATAGCCATTTCCAAAGCAAAATATTGTTTCAGAATTCACCATCTCACTAGCCAACAGCTTCGAGCTAAATTCAAGATCCTCAGTCTTCAAATCAGACGTGCTCAAGTTGAAGTCCATGACAAGATCGATAATTTTATCACCCTCCTCTTCCATCAGCGATTGTAACTTAGAGAATATCTCATTCTTAGGCGATTGAATTGGGATGATAGAATCTTCAAATTCCGGATTGTTAATCAAGAGTTCATTGACATAGAACAAGGACTCTGTATCAAGGGCGTATATCTTCAATCCACGTTGTGCAAATAAGCGTGCCACCTCTTTTGCTATAGGGAGGTTAGCGTTGAATATAAGCGCTAtcttttgttcttctttcttcttttggccGGACATTCTGTATAAGTTGGTATGTGGGGTACGGATGGTTTTTAGAAGTTACTCCatgtatttcttcaaaagttcCGGAACTGTAGGAAATTAGATGTCATTTGAAGTTGAGCATATGCTTTAGAGCGAGAATAAGAAATTGCAACTTGAATAGGCACTTACTTGTATTTATATGAAAACTTTGAATTAGTACGGAAGGGTGTGAAACAGATCACGTATATCGTACAATGGCATTTGCATAGGTCGTATCAAAATTAGACCGAAACGAGCAGATGAAAATTATGCATGTGATTCCAGACGTGCACAATTCTGgtacactttttttttttcacatgtCATCCTTACGGGGTAAAGCAGAAAATAATTACGAGGATTGAGGCGCCAATTTAAGCTCTATATCCAGTaatggatgatgatgcattGTGCCGCAAACGCAAACTGCATGTATATACGGAGATACGGGACATATTAATGCTATTACAGGTACTGTATCTtttaaaatgaattatGCTAATAGCCAAGACCAGTCTTTTTATGATACAAGGGAAGTGTATGTTAATGGCTTAGCTATTAGGACAGATTCCAGCCATtagttttattttccattctATTGTTTCTAGTTAGTAGCATTTCCATTCCTTGCTCGTATCTACTTTAAACGAACTTTATTTCGGGTTTCTATATTTGTCGAGTATCTCCTTGGAATCGAGGCTTATCGGACTTACAATTAGTAGTACTTGCCATATAATGGACGCTTGTTTCGTTTATTCCACATTTTATCCCATCTCAAGGATTCGCACATTGCACGAACCTCAAATAAATCTTAATCGGAAATGCTGCTAGACACATGTGATATTTATGGATAGGCTAGAAGCATTCATTAGTTAATTCGAAAGTAGTTACTCGGCAAGTAAAAAGTTACTATTTCAGGCGTTAGACTTAATACTATGTACATTATGTTCTCATATATAGGAATTACGGATATCTCTGAAATAATCTTGCTGTAAACAATTGTTTTTATCATATGTTATCGATTGGTCTTGTTACCGAACGAGAAAAGTTACAGGAGACGTTGCTTTTTACGTTTGACCCGTACAAACAGAtggaatgaagaaaaaatagaaaaggaagaagcaCACGCATTGATTGCTTCCCACCggaatcatttttttgtttcaaatattttttttttcttcgtgTCAATGATTTTTCTCTGcgcttccttttttcttgtacAGAGTAGTGTCAGCCTATGATTACTGTAGTTCATAATAATATCTCATTGGTAGTGCCTGTGTATAAAAATATCCAATATAAACAGTTTGTCCGAACTTGAGCATCATCCTTATTATTTGCtgcttttctattttcgTTTTATGTTTAATTTTGCCGATATGCAATGATCATCGGCCCAAATGACCAAAATGTGATAATGGCGTGAGTAAAATGTTACGTAATGCGGTCGGCTGGATTTCATTTTCCcatgaagaaaagtaacgcagacgcgtcgatcgagtttgcataaattttttgatgGTGTTGTTAAATGTTCTTGCCTGCTAATCGCAATGCTTGACTCAATTGGTCGATCCGCTCAAAATAAGTTTTAGCCGTACGCAGCCAATAATATTAAGAAGGTCGACACGGGAAAATGGCATTTCTTCAAGATGTTCGAACCGTtctaaaacaaaaaaaatttaaattggATTATGATAAATAATCATGCCTTCGTAAATATACTTACCACATTTAGTTTGAATGGGTATGAAAGGTTTCAAAGTAGTGGATGGAAGAGCAAGAGGAAAATAAggtgtgaaaaaaataaaatgttttAATAAGAGAAATAAAGTATGCAACGAGCGAAGCCAGCAAAATGTGGATAAAATGTAATCGCAGAGGGTTTCAATTTATTCTCGATCTGTATCGTTTTCCTCCGTTACCGGAGACCATCATGAATAGAACGTAAAGTTAAGGTATGCAGTAATTATTTGGCATTAAACGCTTCGCCGTAGCTGATAACCCCTTGGGGCATATAGGGCCATAGgaataattttttgataaGGCAATTCAATCCGCGAGAATAATATGATTGGAGAACAATTTGAGATATCAAGCGCGATACCCATTTAAGGCATTGCTGCAGAGgcattttccatttttttttattttacattatccaaattttcctttatcATGAACAATCGATTGAGACTTTTACATCGGTTTATCATTTCCGTCAGTGCCGTAGGGATTTGTCGCGAAATGTTTTGAGAGACGATCACCTTCGAAGTTGAAACTTGCTGATAGACGCAAGTAGTTACTACAATATCTTTGGCAACAATGTAAAACATCTctattctcttctttctggtcaatatacattttatttgtttccCAACCTTCCTTTTACGAAACTTTTCAGCatgaataatttttcagctttgTGTTCTGAGTGTTGGCTATTTTTTATCGtaggagaaggaaaaatttGAGTCATCCCGATCACTGGGGTATATCTGGCCTcagtgaaaaaataaaaaaaaaaatagaaaataaaaaaatataagatCTTACAGATAGAACAAAACGCTTTCTCTCCCCAGAACAAAGTTAACCAGCACACAGTTACATCCGCATTTCAGCCCATATAATATTGCGTAAAGCGTTGTTTACATGATAGTTAGCGTAAAATCAACTCCGCTTAGCTTTTTCATATAGTCGCATTTCCATTGACTGCAATCGGATATACTTTTCACTACTATGTTGTCACTTAGAACTGTAATCACAACAAAAAACTTAGGTCTCACCAGGAGCCTGATGGGTATTTCCATGAGGTACTCATCCACGCTGAAGAATGTTGCTGCAACAGGCCCTGCTCCAAAGCTCACCACTTCAGATTTGAATCCTTACGTTCGTTCCGCAAAGTATGCTGTTAGAGGCCGTATTCCAGCCAAGGCCGAAGAGCTTAAGAAGCAATTGGCTTTAGATCCAAGTTCGCTTCCATTCAAAAAAGTGATTAATGCCAACATTGGAAACCCACAGCAGTTAGATCAGCAGCCTTTGAGCTTCTACAGACGGGTTCTTGCACTTATTGAAGATCCTGAACTTCTTTCCAACAAAACTGTCATCAGCACATTTCCAAAGGATGTGGTCAAGAGGGCCCAAGAATTGTTGGAGTGCGTCAAGTCTGTTGGTGCATACTCCAATTCTCAGGGTATATCTGTTGCCAGAAAGCACGTTGCCGAGTACATCTCCAAGAGAGATGGTTATCCATCAAATGCTGATGACATATTTTTAACCGCTGGTGCCTCTACCGCAGTTCAGTACTTGATTCAACTGTTGTCAAACGGTCCAAAAACGGGCTTTCTCATTCCGATCCCACAGTATCCACTTTACACGGCTGCAATTGCATTAAACAACACAGTTCCTTTACCTTACTATTTACAGGAGGAGCAAGACTGGTCAGTTGATTCAGATGAGATTGTTGGAGTGATTGAGAAAGCCATCTCTCAGGGTATAAAGCCACGCTGTCTTGTTGTGATCAACCCGGGAAACCCAACAGGAGCCATCTTGAAGCCTGAGGCACTTGCCAAACTTTTCCAGATTGCCGCAAAGTATGGAATACTGGTGATTGCAGATGAGGTGTACCAGGAAAACGTCTACAGAGGTGAGTTTGTGTCCGCAAAGAAGGTTCTTCGTGACATTCAGGCCACGGACAAGTCTGGATTTTATGATAATGTCCAACTTGCATCTCTACATTCCACCTCAAAGGGTTTGAGTGGTGAATGTGGACACAGAGGTGGATACATGGAGCTTGTTGGATTGGATCCTTCTGTGAAGGCGGAGCTTCTCAAGCTTGCATCTATCTCTTTATGTGGACCTGTCACAGGACAGTCGTTAGTTTCGCTAATGGTGAATCCACCACACAAAGGTGAAGAGTCATACGATCTTGATCAGCAGCAAAGGAGGAAAGTGTACAATGACTTGGCAACAAGAGCCAAAAAGCTCTATGAATCATTCAATGAGATGGAAGGTGCTTCGTGCAGAAATCCTATGGGAGCCATGTACTGTTTCCCTAAGCTTGAGCTACCCGAAAAGGCTATTGCTGAGGCCAAGAAGCAGAACATGACGCCAGACACATTCTATGCCGAGCAGTTACTACTTAGCACTGGTATTTGCACAGTTCCAGGGTGCGGGTTTGGTCAGAAAGAAGGAACTTATCACGTTCGTACTACATTCTTGCCTCCGGGAACGCAGTGGATTGACGACTGGAAGAAATTCCAAAGCAAATTTATGAAGGAGTTCAGCTAGCTCTGAATGTCCCGGTAcgttcattctttttttaattttatataCTAATTTCTCCAGTATGTTACAATAGAGTTTTATAGTTCTACCATTATGCTTCCTTTAGGTTTCATATCATGCAGATTCTGGATAAGTACGGTGATtacagagaagaaaaagaaataaaaaatatatatatctagCCTGTTATTCTATTTCATGGGCAGCTGAAATATTGTCGTCtattcattcttcttctcttcgGAGACATCATAGTCTGCGGACCGGACATCAAAGCAAGAAACGAAAAGTGCACTGAGCCAAGCAGGTATCCAACTTATTGATAGGAAGAACCAAGTCCAGTTTTGGAAACGCCAGTATCCACTAATTAGACCGTATAGGACATTGACGGGgccatttaatatttcatGCAAGCTGGTATCCTGCATCCAGTCGATAACATTCTGAATTTCTCTCTGTAGTAGGCCATACCGGAAGTATTGGACCAAGTTTCTGACCCTGTCCAACTGGAAGTTGGTCTTACTCATAATACCCAACGCAAAGATCCAGGTGAATGGAGAGGAGATGAATAGCCACATTGCACATTTCAGTCTATTATGTTTGTTGGAAGCAGGGCCATACCGAATAAATGTTAATGGTAAGGCTGCCAATGCGACCAATGCCGAAAGTGAGAAGTGCAAGAGCATCATTGCCACAAGGGTGAATGCAAAGCAGTAAAGCGAGAAAGAGTAGAGAAAGCGGGCAACATCATTGATAAAACGAGAAGCACGCATTTTGATAAAGTATGAAGTGACAACCGGTAATAGGCAGAGAGCTGTTGCCGGGATGATGCAGTACCTGTACGTGAGATCATGATAGAACAGATCACTGCTCACACTGTATGAGTGGTGTGAGGATATTTTGGAGAGAAGCAGGCACGCAGTAACAGAACTAGTGAGTGTGGCTAAAAAAGACAACATTGAGACAATCAAGACCTTGGAGCTGGAAGGCGCAACCATGAACGTTGAAAGCTGCAACCCAGAGTTGTTTATGTTTGCATTGTTTAGCAGAACAGACACAGCAGCAACTACAAAAGCGGCAGCCACCAAGGCTACACAAGGTAGGTAAGTACCGATGGAGACGAAGGACTGAGGGCCTAGCAAGAGGTAGAAGAAGTACGACTGGTGGAATTTCTCAAGCAAGTTGTTCACAGAACGGAAGATGGCCTCCACAACACGGCCGTAGGTGGTGATATCTCTCTCACCTTTTCCGACAGCATGCAAAGTCACAGTTTGGATATTCCAGCCGCTAAAGGCCTCGCAGCCGTTTCCACCGAAGCTTCCGGGTGGAGGCAATATACCGGCAGTTCCGTAGTCGAGCACAGCCTGCACAAGTGTGGTTAGTCTGCTGCCGTAGTCATTGGCCCATAGTTGGCCTCTTGGTGCCTTATGAATGGAAACTCTAAAGCCCTCATGATCAGCAACCATGATAGCAGTGTTGACCAAGTCTAAGTTAGGTAGCTGGCCGTTCAATCCGGCATACTCAAGCTCAATGTAGTCGACACTATCTCCTCCACTTGGATATTCCATGATGATCGCACTCAATATAGAGCCACCAGTTTGGTCAAGACTCGTGTGATACGAATTGACCCAGTTTCTGAGTGTGTCCTGACCATCCTCCGGAAACACAACGATGATGTTTTTGGCCCAGATCGACATCCGGTGGAAATACCTCGCGAGACTCAAGCCTAAAGCCGCACCACCTAGATTGAACTCACCTTCTTTGGTATGCCAAGGAGCAACCATCACCATGGCCTCGGTGTCATCTCCCTTTGGTGCGTGGTATATGGCATAAAGCGTTGGCTTCTCAATGCCGGTAAGTGGCTCTGTATAGTTGAGAATTGCTGTCTTGTATCCGATCTCACCGAGCCATTCCTTAACCATAGCATTTCTTTCCAGCAAGGTGGCCTTATCGTGCCTGTAAATTTCCTCCCTGTAACCCCTGAGATAGTTCCACTCAGACTCGCGGAAAAAACTGTACGCCTGGGACGGCATGAGGGCATTTTCCGAGATGTATGTGTGTCTAAACTGGCCTGCCATTGGTAACATTGTGATCCATACAAAACTCAATATTACAAGAAGGAGTGATATATGAGGTAGAGACTTGACCAATTTCGGCACCATCCCACGCTGGCGCACCTGTCGCTGCACCACCTCAAAAAGGGACATTATGTATGTTTTATTGTGATGGATTGAAGGGTCACGCTTGAGGGTTGGATGGGTATGAAGATGTTAGATGGCCAGCAAATAGACAGAGCTGGCAAGAAcgagacaaaaaaaaaaaataaataaatatgggtcgcgatgaaaaataaatttaataattCAAAGTTTCGCGATGAACTCGtaccaagaaaaaattatagTGTCGAATTACAGTCAGCACTTACTCCTACACTGGTCTAATCAATATATGCAGTGCCATTACTAGTATCATATAAAGCGTCTTGAGCCAAACGCGTCTATCTCATCCAGCGGCATCTAGGCCCGTAGAGCCGCACAAGAGATTCATAAAAGCGTAAATATCGAATGCCGATAGCCGAAAATGCCATAAATGTCGAAACGAATGTCGAAAATGCCAACAATCGTAGAAAAGTCGAAAATATCGACAGTCGAATTTCTCACCCTCCAAATGCATTAGTGGTCCGCACCATGTCCAGAATCCGAATTTAGCTCGTGCTGGTCTGCCTCAGACCCATTATGGGACCGACCCCCACTACTGGAGCCAGTCTGACTGGTTTCATCGGTGGTATGCGTCGATTCTAAAgctgctgatgatgatgacacAGCCTCCGTCGCATCTCTAGTCCTCTCGTTTGTTGCACGAGTGTCCAGTCCTCCAATCGAAGTGGTGACGACACCATTTGGCGTTCTTCTGCTTGAAACACCAACTGGAAACAGTGTGGTTGGTGAATTGGCACCGGCCCCACTGCCAGCAGAGTACGATGCACTCCTTGGGGACAAATGCATGCGAATATGCGGCACGGTGCCATTTACACTGCCACCCGCACCGGCAGGGTTGCCTACCACAGGCCGGATAATCGGCAAACGCTGCAAAACGCCTTGCTGCAAGTCCTGCGTGGCACCCTGGTCATCACGGAGCCTCACTGGCTGGTGAAGCCGGTTATGAAGACTCTGTATGAGCTCTCTGACCAGTCGCATCACGCCAGGACTGCCGTTGCGTCTGCCTGCACCGGTTCCGTTTGTATTAATTGCACCGTTGGCACCAGCACCGCCTTGCCCGGCATTTGCAGCCAGCGGATTCAACGTGACGATCGTTGGAAATCTGATCGGCACAGCTGCCGGAAACGCCACCTCCTGCGACCGTTGCTCGCCGTTGGCCGACTCGTTCCCCTCCTGATCCGGCATTGAAAAGATGAGACTGCGAGAGTTGAAGTCTTCAATAACTTCGCGACCCTCGCTTATCACCTGGGCGAGATTCGGGAGCACAACTGTAGTTGCGTATCCGGACTCACTGCCTCTCGTGTGCTTTATCTTGTCTCTGCACAGAGGACAGCTGTTGTTTGTTTTCAGCCACTCGTGAAGACATGTGCGTCCAAAAACATGTCCACAGGGCATTTTCACGGGCACATGCACGTACTTGTCCTCTTCGGCTGGCGAGCTCTCTTTTGAGCTCTCCTTATTGTCTAAAAATGACGTGTAGCTGCTACTCTGGCCGTCCGCgttgttctttcttcttttcttctgcgATTCCTTGACGTCCTTCCTTAACCTCTTGCCATTTGAATTAATGCTATCTTCGGCGTCTTTCTCCTTTACGCTGTCATCCTTTTCGGCCTCTGCCGGTTCTATGTACGCATCATAACAAATGGGGCACTTTCTGTCCTCCTCGGCCAACTCTTCCAGCTTGCACACTTTAAAAGACTCAAACACCTTGTCGGGAACTCCGGACGCCTTCTTGATCGACGTCGATATCGTTCGGAGTGCGATGATCGTGGCTAGTCGGACTAGGACCTGCAGATTATCGTCATTCGACTCGTTTATGCTTGGAACATGCAATATGAGCGAACCCGTAATTCCATTCTGCGAGTCATTATTTGGTTCGTTTCCGGCAGCCCGTGCATTCCCTCCCCGTTGGTTGTTCACAGGTGTCTGTCCATAAATGTAGTTTACCGTGAGTATTATATTTCGCGATGTTTCTGTATGAGCATCGGATGCGGATGTCTGATTTATGCCGTTTGCAGCCTGGTCGGACGCAGATGCTGCATTTACTGAACTGTTCTGCGTCGATCCAGCAGCTGGTCCTTCCCCAGAACTGGTGGTGGCTTCATGAATAGATTCGTGATTAGATGAAGCTTCACTATCAAATCGACTGGTCGTTGCTGTCTCATTATTAAGTCCGTGACTATTTGAAGCATCATGATTAAATCCAGAAGTGGAAGCCTCATTGTTAAATCGAGCAGTGGTAGCTTCATGATTAAATCCAACACGGGAAGCGTTATGATTAATTTCATGACTCCCATCAGCTCCCACCGATTGAGAATCACTCGAACCTCCTGACTGTGATCCTGTACGCACTAATGCCGTAGGCgaattgaaaatatcacGATTCTGGGATGTAGTAGGTGACAACATACTTGAAGTGAGCGAATGTGAGAGATGGCTTCTCCCATTTCCAGATAATGGTCTCAAACGAGCAGCTCCAAGACCAGTAGATGTGACTGGCGAAAGTACATTGGATCTTCGATTTAACAGTAAATCTGTAAGAAACGATGCCGAGTTGACCGTGGTTTCTGGACGCCTTCCCCCAACATCCAACAGAAGATTCTGGGAGCTTCCATCGGCATACTCAATTCGAATTGGTGGCAAGCGTAAATTTCCACCTGGCATCTTTATGATGCCTCTTCTCCGAAGATTGTCATCTTGCAGTGGAGACGAATTTGAACTCATCACCGGTCAAAAACAAAGCGTGAATCCAAACGCTATCTAACTGGGCAGCTTTTGTTCTATTTAAGGCTCTTTTGTAGTCTGCCGGCCTGTGCTTTGGAAATACTTGAAAATGTGTCCAACAATCTTTGTTTCCTTAAGTAACTGATTTGATTAATAATGGGAAAAAAGCTGAATAAGGATCGGACCTAATGGCAATTTTTCTCCACCTTTTCTTTGTCGCCAAGTGACGGAATGGCAAATCAACCAGATGACTTTCGAATTCCAGTGCTTATTTACTGTGCATACAAATTTACTCTGTGAGAGAagagtggaaaaaaaaaaaaaaaaatttgctGGAAATAGGGTAAAAGAGACCCGCGCGCGAATCATTACAGTTAATGGTCTTGCCGACGGCCCGCCAGCTTAGGGAGATAAGCGGACTGAATTTACATAATTAAATTTGTCCACTTATTATATTGAAACTTCACACTTGGCATATATCTTGCCCCCTATGACTTTAAGATTATGGGTGTGCAAATAAAACTGGCTTCTAAGATCATTTTCGGTCGTTCTTTCTAACTGCCACCACAATAAATATGTGCAAGGCAAATATACTGTCGGTAGATGCCCCATGCATCCATACACCaaacaatatttttatcttgtACGACCTTCGCAAAGCCCGCTAACAGAGATCTGTGTATTGTATCGGATCACAAAATAAAGTTtcaaatttagaaaaatgGACGAATCCTTTCAACTATTCGTAAAGTATTTTTGTAAGCGACACTTATCATGAGTCTGACAGATTTGCCAGAGGATCTATCTTcgtctattttttccctttcgGAGATCTTTCCCGATATACCTCTAGATTACATCCGTCGAGTACTGAAATCATACGATTACAATGCTGATAAAGCGACAGAAGAACTATTAAACTATAATCTTTTGGCATCTGAAGGTGCAAACACAAGTATCATAGTACCTACCAAGGGTACTGACGATGATATGTCGACAACAGAGTTGAATAAGTGCATTAAGCATATTGAATTTGTGGAAAAGGTTTTACAGATCTTGAAGTTGGATACCAAGTACACTGATTTTGTTACTGAAGTTGCTGCCGCAGACAAATATAAATTGTATTTCGCAGTGTTTGATGTCATGACAAGGTTCAATGAGAAGGTCAAATTGAAACACAGTGCGCGTTCCGTACATAAAATTGGTGTCACTGCAAAACAGGAACATCGGGAAGAACCAATGAAGCCAGTAAGAAGAAGGGTTCAGGGTGGTTACACTTTATTAAATAAAGCAGCATCTGCGAATGTAACGCCAGAAGTTTTTAGTGATACAACTCATAACGTTGATGATACTGACAGTTCAGATGCAGAATCTGATGATGACAACGATTCGGATTCACAGCCTGATACTTTAGATTCGAAACTGCAGGAGCTGTATGCTATAAGAAACAGCAACAGCATTTTAAAGAGAATGCCAagtgcttttttcactGAAGCCATGAAGTTTTTCAACAACGAGGTTGATCAGATCTTTTACGTGGCTGCATGCGTTGCTCCCACAAGTCCTCTTcaagaagaaatcaaagagCAGTCAGAAACTTTTGGAACTACTCTTGCACAGCAGCTTCATTTGGATACAGATTTATCCGCCGGATCTAAGAAAATACGACGGCCGCATAAGTCTGGCAACGAGGGATTAAAGCCCTCAAAAGAAAGTTTTGAAAGAATGCCAAGGAATATTGCAGATTATCGATCTTTAATTGATCAGGCccagaaaatgatgaattaTGCATCGAACACAAGGCATAACGGCGTTGCTGGATTTTATGCAAAAGAAGCTGCACATCGTTATGCTGTGGCAAGAGAATCATTTGCAACTGAACAAGTTTCTCTTTCACAGGCGAAGATAAACGAGGCCAAGCGTACAAACAAGCTTGATCTACACGGATTCGTGGTTAACAGTGCCGTTGCATGCTGCAGAAAAGTGTTAGCTGACTGGTGGAACGATGAGATTAAAAGTAGAGTTTACCACGGAGACAGTCTGAGATCTGAGAGGTGTGTTCGAGTTGAGGACTTCGTGCTTGTTACAGGCCGAGGTTTGCACAGTTCAGGAGGTGTGGCCAGGATAAAACCTGCaatcaagaaattcttGGCCTCTAACCATTATTTATACGACGAGGAGAACTCGTACATCATTGTAACGGGAAAAAGACTACGCTAAAATTTGCTATACGAATACACGTCTAACTTCGCTGAATGTATCATTTCTATTGAACATGCCCTGATAAAAGGTGCCGGCAGGGATAATTGTCCGGCCACTTAATTAAATATACAAGATTCTAGATACCAACTTGACACCGCGACTGCCAATGTCAATATAATATCATGTAATGCAACAATTGGTATTGATCTGTCGAAGTAGTGTAATTGTTGTATTTTCACTTCTTGCCAGCTGCCGAAGTGGCAGAAGCAGTTGCAGCATCGgcggcagcagcagcagcagcagcagcagccttcttcttcttctttgactTGTCCTTTTGTGCAATCTTACCACCCAATTTCTGCACTTTGTAGTTTGATTCAAGAACATCCATCCATCCTTTAccttcctcatctttcttctttgtgAAAATGCCTGTTTCCAATCTAATCTCGCGCTCcctcttctctttctcccGCTGCTCCAatatatcttcttctgtcTTACCGGAATTCTCAAATG includes the following:
- a CDS encoding uncharacterized protein (BUSCO:EOG092619GP) codes for the protein MSLFEVVQRQVRQRGMVPKLVKSLPHISLLLVILSFVWITMLPMAGQFRHTYISENALMPSQAYSFFRESEWNYLRGYREEIYRHDKATLLERNAMVKEWLGEIGYKTAILNYTEPLTGIEKPTLYAIYHAPKGDDTEAMVMVAPWHTKEGEFNLGGAALGLSLARYFHRMSIWAKNIIVVFPEDGQDTLRNWVNSYHTSLDQTGGSILSAIIMEYPSGGDSVDYIELEYAGLNGQLPNLDLVNTAIMVADHEGFRVSIHKAPRGQLWANDYGSRLTTLVQAVLDYGTAGILPPPGSFGGNGCEAFSGWNIQTVTLHAVGKGERDITTYGRVVEAIFRSVNNLLEKFHQSYFFYLLLGPQSFVSIGTYLPCVALVAAAFVVAAVSVLLNNANINNSGLQLSTFMVAPSSSKVLIVSMLSFLATLTSSVTACLLLSKISSHHSYSVSSDLFYHDLTYRYCIIPATALCLLPVVTSYFIKMRASRFINDVARFLYSFSLYCFAFTLVAMMLLHFSLSALVALAALPLTFIRYGPASNKHNRLKCAMWLFISSPFTWIFALGIMSKTNFQLDRVRNLVQYFRYGLLQREIQNVIDWMQDTSLHEILNGPVNVLYGLISGYWRFQNWTWFFLSISWIPAWLSALFVSCFDVRSADYDVSEEKKNE